A window of the Parvularcula bermudensis HTCC2503 genome harbors these coding sequences:
- the typA gene encoding translational GTPase TypA: MSVLRNIAIIAHVDHGKTTLVDALLRQSGAVRDNAEMAERAMDSNDIERERGITILAKATSVEWTSPKRGETRINIVDTPGHADFGGEVERILSMVDGCVLLVDADEGPMPQTKFVLSKALGLGLQPIVVLNKVDRPTADPDRVLDEAFDLFAALGADEEQLDFPSLYASGKEGWADLSLDGPKKDLSALFETILDRVPAPALDEDAATQPFRMLATTLEADPFLGRILTGRIVSGRPEVGQQMKALDIEGTLVEQARISKVLAFRGLKRQPVDTAEPGDIVSIAGFSKASVSNTLCAPEISTPLPARPIDPPTLSVTLAPNDSPLAGREGDKVQSRVIRERLFRQAEGDVAIRVTETADKDAFEVAGRGELQLGVLIENMRREGFELSVSRPRVLLREEDGQVLEPIEEIVIDVDEEYSGAVIDTLTQRKCELREMKPAGGGKTRLVLHGPARALIGYHGQFLTDTRGTGVINRSYLEHGPHRGALESRRTGTLIANGSGDAVAYALWNLEDRGTLFIDPGTKVYEGMIIGENAKPQDLEVNPLKGKQLTNVRAAGKDDAVRLTPPRKMSLEQAISYIMDDELVEVTPQSVRLRKRYLDPHERKRHAKSAG, translated from the coding sequence ATGAGTGTTCTTCGCAATATTGCCATCATCGCCCATGTCGACCACGGGAAAACCACCCTCGTCGACGCTCTTCTGCGCCAATCGGGGGCCGTCCGCGACAATGCGGAAATGGCCGAACGGGCCATGGATTCGAACGATATCGAGCGGGAGCGCGGCATCACGATTCTCGCCAAAGCGACGAGTGTGGAGTGGACCTCCCCCAAAAGGGGCGAGACGCGTATCAATATTGTCGATACGCCGGGACACGCCGATTTCGGCGGCGAGGTCGAACGCATTCTATCCATGGTCGATGGATGCGTGCTGTTGGTGGACGCCGATGAAGGCCCAATGCCGCAAACCAAATTCGTTCTGTCCAAGGCGCTCGGGCTCGGGCTCCAGCCGATTGTGGTTCTCAACAAGGTGGATCGACCGACGGCGGATCCCGACCGGGTCCTTGACGAGGCCTTTGATCTGTTCGCTGCCCTCGGCGCCGATGAGGAGCAGTTGGATTTTCCGAGCCTCTATGCATCGGGTAAGGAGGGATGGGCCGATCTATCCCTCGACGGACCGAAAAAGGATCTCTCCGCCTTGTTCGAAACGATCCTCGACCGGGTGCCGGCCCCCGCCCTCGACGAGGATGCCGCGACCCAACCATTCCGGATGTTGGCCACGACCCTTGAAGCCGACCCGTTCCTGGGGCGCATCCTCACGGGGCGGATCGTCAGCGGTCGCCCCGAGGTCGGACAGCAAATGAAGGCCCTCGACATCGAGGGCACCCTGGTGGAGCAGGCCCGCATCTCCAAGGTCCTGGCCTTTCGCGGTCTCAAGCGCCAACCCGTCGATACCGCCGAACCGGGGGACATCGTTTCGATTGCCGGATTCTCAAAGGCATCGGTGTCAAATACGCTCTGTGCCCCGGAGATTTCGACCCCCCTGCCCGCCCGACCAATCGATCCCCCAACGCTGTCGGTGACCCTTGCGCCGAATGACTCCCCCCTTGCCGGCCGGGAGGGGGACAAGGTCCAGTCGAGGGTCATCCGTGAACGCCTGTTCCGCCAAGCCGAAGGCGATGTCGCCATCCGCGTTACCGAGACCGCCGACAAGGATGCCTTCGAAGTCGCCGGACGCGGAGAGCTTCAACTTGGTGTCCTGATCGAAAACATGCGCCGGGAGGGCTTTGAGCTCTCCGTTTCCCGTCCTCGGGTCCTGTTGCGGGAGGAGGATGGCCAGGTCCTGGAGCCGATCGAAGAGATCGTCATCGATGTGGATGAGGAATATTCAGGCGCGGTCATCGACACGCTGACCCAGCGGAAATGTGAGCTTCGAGAAATGAAGCCCGCCGGTGGGGGGAAAACCCGTCTGGTTCTCCACGGTCCCGCCCGGGCCCTGATCGGCTATCACGGTCAATTCCTGACGGACACACGGGGAACCGGGGTCATCAACCGGTCCTATCTCGAACATGGTCCCCATCGCGGGGCGCTGGAGAGCCGTCGGACCGGCACCCTGATCGCCAATGGGTCCGGTGACGCGGTGGCCTATGCCCTGTGGAACCTCGAAGATCGAGGGACCTTGTTCATCGATCCGGGAACGAAGGTTTATGAGGGGATGATCATCGGCGAGAACGCCAAGCCGCAGGACCTTGAAGTCAATCCTCTCAAGGGCAAACAGCTCACCAATGTCCGAGCGGCGGGGAAAGATGACGCCGTCCGCTTGACGCCCCCCCGGAAAATGAGCCTCGAACAGGCGATTTCCTATATTATGGACGACGAGCTGGTGGAGGTGACGCCGCAATCCGTTCGCCTGCGGAAGCGCTATCTTGACCCTCACGAGCGCAAACGGCACGCAAAATCGGCGGGGTGA
- a CDS encoding Y-family DNA polymerase, whose protein sequence is MTGSYRPADGLRYLYIDFNAFFAAAAQHDEPALAGRPVVITPHRSEYSSAIAVSYEARPFGIRRGTKIREARHLCPAVAVRPARHDRYIRLHKELIGAIETVLPLGKVYSIDEATFRLDRTQASPDRARIQAEAVKSVIADRIGPSFRNSIGIAQTPLLAKLAAGLQKPDGLTVLMMEDLPGRLSSLALSDLPGIGPNMAQRLERSGVTNIDALWALAPKQARAIWRSVQGERFWYAFHGYEVPEPATKKGMVGHSRVLTSGLRTAKGARPVARALLLKAAARLRAMDRLATRLTLTLKDEQGRKIAFEERFDLSTDSTTFLRALDRLWERALEQVPELRRGARLGSVSIFLHGLVGEGDAEARQGSLFDGPIEADPEEADPKRARLWAAIDRLNADEEGRLARWALPDRQPDRPGQTRPRHVMLADQRDLDLDYLGTKIAFSRVPEEREFHY, encoded by the coding sequence ATGACGGGATCCTATCGGCCCGCCGACGGGCTGCGATATCTCTATATCGATTTCAATGCGTTCTTTGCGGCGGCGGCCCAGCATGATGAGCCGGCATTGGCGGGGCGTCCCGTCGTCATCACCCCGCACCGGTCGGAATATTCAAGCGCGATCGCCGTCAGTTACGAGGCGCGACCCTTTGGGATCCGCCGGGGGACGAAAATTCGGGAGGCGCGGCATCTCTGCCCGGCGGTGGCGGTGAGGCCTGCCCGACACGATCGGTATATTCGCCTCCACAAGGAATTAATCGGCGCCATTGAGACGGTCTTGCCGCTGGGAAAGGTCTATTCCATCGACGAGGCGACGTTCCGCCTCGATCGGACCCAAGCCTCCCCCGATCGCGCGCGGATTCAGGCGGAGGCGGTCAAATCGGTCATTGCCGACCGTATAGGTCCGTCGTTTCGGAATTCGATTGGCATTGCGCAAACGCCGCTCCTGGCAAAACTCGCCGCGGGACTGCAAAAACCTGACGGTCTTACAGTGCTGATGATGGAGGATCTTCCAGGGCGGTTGTCTTCATTGGCTTTAAGCGACCTTCCGGGGATCGGCCCTAATATGGCGCAGCGTCTTGAGCGCAGTGGCGTGACCAATATCGACGCTCTTTGGGCCCTGGCGCCAAAACAGGCGCGAGCGATTTGGCGATCCGTTCAGGGGGAGCGATTTTGGTATGCGTTTCACGGCTATGAGGTGCCTGAGCCTGCCACCAAGAAGGGCATGGTGGGCCATTCGCGCGTTCTGACCTCGGGCTTGAGGACGGCCAAGGGCGCCCGTCCGGTTGCCCGGGCCTTGCTTCTTAAAGCGGCGGCGCGGCTCAGAGCGATGGATCGGCTGGCGACGCGGTTGACCTTGACCTTGAAGGATGAGCAGGGCCGCAAAATCGCTTTCGAGGAGCGCTTTGATCTCAGTACCGACAGCACGACCTTCTTGCGGGCCCTCGACCGGCTGTGGGAGCGGGCCCTTGAACAGGTTCCTGAGCTGCGGCGGGGCGCGCGCTTGGGGAGTGTCAGCATTTTTCTGCACGGGCTGGTGGGGGAAGGGGATGCCGAAGCGCGCCAGGGGTCGCTGTTCGATGGGCCGATCGAAGCCGACCCCGAGGAGGCCGACCCCAAGAGGGCCCGCCTATGGGCAGCGATCGACCGCCTCAATGCCGATGAGGAAGGGCGCCTTGCGCGATGGGCTTTGCCGGACCGGCAACCGGACCGACCCGGCCAAACGCGTCCCCGGCATGTGATGTTGGCCGATCAACGCGACCTCGATCTTGACTATCTGGGGACGAAAATTGCGTTCTCCCGGGTGCCCGAGGAGCGAGAGTTTCACTATTGA
- the petA gene encoding ubiquinol-cytochrome c reductase iron-sulfur subunit yields the protein MSSTDNTAEVSDTPDEGRRDFIHLLASGTAAAAVVGIAIPVVHQMNPAADVRALATKEVSLAGVEIGQAIKVMWQGKPVFIRRLTDAEIARAEALSGQLKDDASRNDNVPDMPADAAGRLVGPDGQAQDFVMVLGVCTHLGCVPLGTEPGENKGDYGGWFCPCHGSHYDPFGRIIKGPAPENLAVPPLQFVTETTVRLG from the coding sequence ATGAGTTCGACAGACAATACCGCCGAAGTAAGCGATACCCCCGATGAGGGGCGCCGCGATTTCATTCACCTGCTTGCCAGCGGGACAGCGGCGGCGGCCGTGGTGGGCATCGCCATCCCCGTCGTCCATCAGATGAACCCTGCCGCCGATGTGCGGGCCCTTGCGACGAAGGAAGTGTCCCTTGCCGGGGTCGAGATCGGCCAGGCCATCAAAGTGATGTGGCAGGGCAAGCCTGTCTTCATTCGCCGCCTGACCGACGCTGAGATTGCCCGCGCCGAAGCGCTGAGCGGCCAGCTCAAGGACGATGCAAGCCGGAACGACAATGTGCCGGATATGCCGGCCGATGCCGCCGGTCGCCTGGTCGGCCCCGATGGGCAGGCGCAGGATTTTGTGATGGTTCTTGGGGTCTGCACCCATTTGGGTTGCGTGCCCTTGGGGACCGAGCCGGGGGAGAATAAAGGCGATTATGGCGGCTGGTTCTGCCCGTGCCATGGCAGCCATTACGATCCCTTCGGCCGTATTATCAAAGGCCCCGCGCCGGAGAATTTGGCCGTGCCACCGCTGCAATTTGTGACCGAGACGACCGTCAGACTGGGATAA